TTGGTGGGTTACTTGTATTTCTTGTGTTAGAGGGAAGCTTGAGCTTCCCAGTTAAAAAGATTGCTGTGTGTATAACTGGAGCAACCATTGCCACGCTGTGACAAGAACATGCATTTTCCTGTGAATGCCCTGAACGGAGGACTAACTGACTGTAAATATCATGACTGATAACTAGTTTACTATCATTAAAGCAGTTTACTGAATTTTATTGAtcattactctctctctctctctctctctctctctctctctctctcagaaaaacttggaatttGCCACCTTGATAAGGGAATAATCGCAGTTGATCACCTTTTACTTAAATaatgattttgaaaacaactaaattttaatcaacatatattcaaatttcaatctcctACGGAACCGAACTTAACTTGAAAAAGGAGATGGGAAAATGCTTAaactaataattattattaattttggaaataaaaatagaaagaattatcccaaaaaaaaaaaaatcatttaacaTTATGGGCCCAATTCCGCTATAGTTGTAACAGGCTGTAGCACACAGTCAGGCCCATTACAGCCCCGTCCCGAATCCGAAGTCCGATCCTTTTAGCAGAGTCGGGCTGGCTTGATCCGGGAAAGAAAGATGAACGAACGCCCACGCAATTCAAACTAGGAGAGCTtacaattttctttcatttgttcttcttcttcttcttcttcttcttcccgcTGTTTGGCTCAATTCGGAGAAAATTTAGGTCATGGATCCGTCGTCTTGCCCATTCTGTCATCTGGAAGTTCCATCCTCAGAACTTGAGTGGTATTATAATACGCAACTCATACACACATAATATATAGCTGCATAAATATTTGCAGCAAAGCAAAGAAAGTtaatccttttttatttatttaaaatttctggATTGTGGTTATGTATGTGatttgtaaataaaatgaattgtTGCAGGCATGCCAACAGCCACTTTGAGGTCGAGGATGAAGATGAACAACTGGCAGCAAGGGACTTGGAATTTGCCCAACAACTTGCTCTTGCCCCTTCTTCACCTCCATCATCATCCATGGTATTCTTTTACTTTCTCGTTTACTTTCTCTTCTTATGGCTTGCCCATTCAAATCATatatgaaaacaaaagtttCTTGGGTTTTTATAAGCAAGAAAGGATTTTTATTCGTTTTTCTCAGGGAAAAGAGAAACGTCGTTAACAAATGGTTGGACagcaactttgttttcttcttcttctttagtcTTCTTTTAAGTTGTAATCTGAAGCTGTCTACTAACTTCTTAGTTTCGTACTGGATACACCCGCAGAATAGTCAAGCAATCAGTGACTTGCCAATTTCTAGATGTGATGCACAAATTAGCATGGAGGATAAAGTCTCTTGCTTGATTGCTTTACAGACTAGGACCACTTTCTACGAAATTGAACATGGCTTGATGGCCTTGCTGAGAGACTGTTTGGAGTCAGAACGTGGAAATACAACCAGTATTGTGTCCGGTTATATTGATCATTTTCAGAGCATTCCATCTGAGGACGTTGGGTGGGGTTGTGGGTGGCGTAACATCCAAATGCTTAGCTCCCACTTGCTTATGCAAAGGCACGAAGCTCGGGAGGTTTTATTTGGTGGTTGGGGATTTGTTCCTGATATTCCATCTCTCCAAAGATGGCTTGAGATTGCTTGGGAAAAGGGATTTGATGAACTTGGCTCTGATCATTTTGCTAATAATATTTATGGCTCAAAAAAATGGATTGGAACTACTGAATGTGCTGCCCTTTTCCGTTCTTTTGGGCTTCGAGCAAGAATCGTAGATTTTGGTCCCAAGGAACTTGAATCATTTTATCCTTTGCTTCCTGGTTCAAGTCTTGGGAAAGAAGTAAAGAGAATACATAATGGCGGAAAGAGGAAAGCAATTCAGGTTTGTGGCCCGATGGATAGGTATCTATTGGCAAGGAAtcatgatgtttcccaagcaAGTTCCAGTGGGGATGAAAAGTCTGGATGTTCTAGTATTCCTCTTGGTGACTCGTTGGGTAGCAAAAGTAATGAGAATTTGGGAAATAAGTTTACAAGAAATAGCAAGGGTCATCAGGTTCTCATTGATTGGATCTGGAACTATTTTTCTGataaaaattttaccaaatCTGGCAATCGTCAGGTTGTTGTCAGTGACAAAACGTAAGTTTCTATCTCAGTTAGTAGCTATAGTACCAAGAGTGCacactttatttttatattttgttctaATTTGAAGAGAGGTTCTTTGAGCAGACCCTTGTACTTCCAACACGATGGACATTCGAGAACGGTTGTTGGGATTCAAGTCAAACATCAACATAATGGGATGCAGCAGCACAATCTCTTAATATTGGACCCTGGCCATGTAATGTTCCATCAATTCGTAGGAATCTGTGGAGCATCTTAGGTTTAACATCTGTATTTTGCAATTTATTATTGAATACAATTGTCTTTTCACTCTTGTGACACACAATTACAGAGAACAGCAGATCTGGAAAGATCACTGAAACAAAAGGTCGGATGGCAGAAGTTCATCAAAAGAGGGGTTCACACACTGAAAAAGCCACAGTACCAGGTAatgattatttaaatataacattTGCCTTTGGTTTGACTACTCATTTGGACTGGACTTGATGCAATAATTTTATCTCAGTTGTGTTATATTGATACTGGAATAGCAAATCGGGAGGAAGTGGAGTTGCTCAAGACAATAGAAAGTGTTTTTCTGGAGTTCTAGAGGAACCTGTTGAACATTTGCGATCTGGATTCTTGTTCTTCTGAATATACGTGAACAGAGGAACAAGTGGCTATATTAGTGTTCACTTATATGCAGTGAGTGTTGACAGGACAGGGAAAGATAAGATATGTTTGAAATTAACGCAGCCTAAAAGAGAATGATTTGATATTCGTTTTAAGGCTTGTCCCCCACCCTTAGAAAGACAATTTGATTTCTGAAGATATTCTGGCTGCAGTTTCTGTGTTGACCTCTTCTCTACAAATGATCCTGACTAATGATGGATTGATATTGAGGAAATGTGTTACTGTTAGTGGATTTCATATGTGCAAGATGGCCAGAGAGTCAGGGGTTCAGATCTTCTTACTCTTCAGATGCTAGGATGCTGTGATGTTTTACAAGCTCTTAATCTAGGCTATCGTGGTTATCATTATGATCAATTTGAGTTGCTTTTTAGCTGCCTGGAAGATTTGGCAGGAGACACAGCACGAAAAGTGACTCCCTTATGCTTGCTTTCTGGGGGTGTACTTACTTTTGAGGGTGAGGAATAAAGCCTGCTGGAGCTCAAGGGAACATTCTTATATTCTTAGTTGATGTTGATGGAGCGAATGACTACCTGTTAgtctattattttcttaagtttTGTTGATTCCATCCGGGAGTGTATTCTCTTGTGTACATTGTATTTAGAGTCCAAATGGCATCATCCGAGAAcaaatttattcatttatcaATAAATAGGAATATATGTTGCAACTTCTGTGCTTCTCTATTCAACAATTCATTGTGTCATTAACCTCGTCCCGCCCCTTTTAATACGTCATTAACCTCGTCCCACCCCCTTTTAATACGAAATTGCTACAAGAATATTACTTTAAGCtcctaaataaaaatatatagtcCTAAGGATTTTTTAAGTGCCCTTGCTGTATGCACATCTCCAAGGCAACTGAATGTATTATGTTACTCTTCTGCCAAGTTCTGTAGCTGATATAATCTTGAATAAACTCCCTCAGATGCTGTTATAAGGGCTGAGTGGGAACCTATCTCCACAATCTTGCCTTTATCCATGACGATAATGGTATCTGAGTTTATTATTGTGGAAAGCCTATGTGCGACTGTAATTTGTGTGGTTTTTGACAGTATGCCCCCATTGTTTGTCAAATTTATAGCAGCCAGTGCACTCACAACAGATTTCTCCGATTCAGCATCAAGGGCACTTGTTGCTTCGTCCAGGAGCAAAATTGCAGGCCTCTTTAGCAGTGTTCTAGCTATGGCTATTCTTTGCTTTTGTCCTCCTGAAAGTTGACAGCCCTTCTCCCCAACAACTGTTTCATATCCGTCAGGCAAATTACTTATGAATTCATCTATGTTTGCTTCCCTAGACACCTCCACAATCTCAGTCTCAGAAGCCCCGTCGGTCCCGTAGCAGATATTGGCTTTGATTGAGGAGCTAAAAAGAAGAGGCTCTTGTTGAACTAACCCTATTTGTCTTCTCAACCATCTCAAGTTATATTCCCTTATCTCCTTTCTGTCAATGAGTATTCTTCCTTCCATAGGATCATAAAATCTGAGCAGAAGGGCCAATACAGAAGATTTCCCAGCTCCACTTGGGCCAACAAAGGCCACCTTTCTTCCAGCTTCAATTTGCAAACTGAAGTTGTTCAGGACAGTTACTTCTGGTCTTAAAGGGTAATTAAActtgatattttgaaattcGATGCTCCCTTTGATTCTGTCAAGATTTGAATTTTCTGGTATAGCTGGTTCTATTTCAGTTTTGCGGTCAAGTGTCTGGAATGCAGGAGTTAGCACACTGATGGCCGAGATGACAGTGGGAATCAGTGTCCATAATTCTGTGATTGAAGGTACTGTAAGAGAAAAAATCTGGTATGACCTTATGCTATTTTTAAAGCTTGCTTGATGTCTATCAACCAAGACTGTTGTATACCACAATGCAACAGCATGTGCGATGTTCCATAAGCAAAGGGAAACACCCTGAATTATGCCGTACTTAATACTTTCTCTCCTGCACTTTCTCCTGGGGTTTTCCAGAGATATTTTGGCTTTTCTGAGTATATGATCTTCATGACAGAAGGATGCAACGGTTCTTATGTTGGTTGCAGACTCAGAAGCAAGAGTAACAAGTTCAGAATGTGCAGCAGCTGCGTCACCTGAAAATCCTTTAGCAGACTTGGCTTGAATCAGACCACCAATGAAGTGGCAAGGCATCACAGCCCAAGCTACCAAGCCCATTCTCCAGTTAACAGCCATGCTCACAATTGTTGCAATCAGTATGGAGGAGATGCACTGAACAATAACAGACATACGATCAGCAATGATGGTTTTAACCATTGAGGTGTCATTGATGATCCGTGAAGTAAGCGGACCAATGTTGTTCTCAGGTTTCTCAAACCATGCGATTTCATTGCGTAGTACACCTGCAAGATTATAATGGATGGGTGTTAATTTGTAGTTTTGTATTACCTTCTAGAAgcagaatttaaaatatgagatGATTGTTACGGGTAGGACTGTATGATACCTGAATAGAGAGCTCGTCTCAGGTTTGTCATGGCCTTCTCTCCCACCATTCCAAAGAAGTAATGTTGCACGGTGTGAGAGAATAATGAAAGAAATCCTATTACAGAAAAGACGATTGAAAATTTTTCGACCTTCCTCTTAGCATCGTTCTCGTAGTATGCTACTCCGATTGTTATAATGCAATACCCAAAGATAGGCTTTGATATGCCAGAGAAAGCTGCTGCAAAGGAACCAAGAGCAATCTTTCCAAAGTCTCGCTTGTTCAAGTCAAACCAGATTCTGAAGAATATAgctgcttttcttctttcctgtTCTTCATGCTTTGGAGACTCCTTAAGCTGGCTGTCAGGCTCCCTAGGTTCCTTGGCTTGTTCTATCTCTTCGGGAGAAATCTGTTGGGTGTTGGCAGGTTCTTGAGAGGAACTAGTGTCTCTGTTTTTCAGTCCACATTGTATAATGGTTAGGTTGTTATGATTTATTGCTATTACGTTACGTGTGTAAGCATTAAGCAAGGGAGATTTTCAAGTGTGAATTAATATTACTAACCTTGAGTCATGAACGGGGTTAAGGTTCTGCATAGCAAACAAGGTATTGTAGAATTTGCTGCTGTCAAGCAAGTTACGATGCGTCCCTGTTTCTGTAACTTGGCCATTTTCAACAACAGCAATCATATCCGCATTAATGACAGTTGATAGTCTGTGTGCGATCAAGATGACTGTCCTTCCCTGCATGGCCTTGTCAAGGGCGTCTTGAACCACCTTCTCTGACTCTGAATCAAGAGCACTTGTTGCCTCGTCAAGCAGAAGAATTGGAGGGTTTTTTAGAATGGCTCTAGCTATGGCGATTCTCTGCTTTTGTCCTCCTGATAACTGGACACCCCTTTGCCCCACCTGGACCCCCATTTCATCCAAAGTGCACAAGTTATCATAATGTCTTAATATACTATACTCTTAATGAGTTGAGCTGAGTTGCTGACCTCTGTTGAGTAGTCATCTGGAAGTTGGGATATAAAAGAGTGTGCATTTGCCATAACTGCTGCTTTCTGGATCTCTTCATCTTCTGCATCCATCTTACCAACTTTCATGTTGTCTTTGATGGTCCCTCCAAACAGTGATGGCTCTTGCGAAACTGCTCCTATGTTTTTCCTCAGGAACTTCAAATCAAGGTCCTTGACATTGTGGTTGTCAATCAAAATCTCCCCTGAATATCCATCCGTACGTACATTTATCAATTTCATGTAACAATAAGAAGAACTCTGTGCAACAAGGAAACTCAAAGAAAAGCCTGCCTACTTAGTTGTGGGGTTAAGGAGTTGAAAAGCAGGGAGGCAACAACAGACCTTTTGAGGGATCATAGAATCTTGCGACAAGGGAGATGATAGTACTCTTCCCACACCCACTGCTGCCCACAAAGGCTACTGTCTGTCCAGCTGGGATTGACAATGAAAATCCTTGTAGAATGGCTCTCTCCGGCCGGGACGGGTAGGAAAAGTGCACATCATGTATGTCAATGTTGCCATAAATCTCATCAAGTGTCTTCCCTTTTGAATCATAACTTATAACTGGCTCTCTGTTTAACACTTTGAAAACCTCAGTTCCTGCAGCCTTTGCCTGATTGAAGATTTGCATGTCGGGTGCAGCATAAGTGAGTGATCTGAAATTCAATAGAAACCAATTCATTGAGGTTAATTATTGAACAGTCAATTCATATATAGAaatttgcttgcttgcttcctTGCTTACATAGCTCCAAAGAGAATGCTCATGACAGCAGCTATAATATCTCCACCGCTTGCCCTCGTGGCAGTGACTACAACAGCACCAACCCATATGACGAGAGCCCAAGAACCAAAAGACACAGATTGAAGCATTCCTGTTCCAACTCCCTTTATTAGAGCCTCTCCTTTGCTTAGCAAATACTGTTTTCCCATGCACTCTGAGAAAGACTTGATTGCAGACTTTTCTCCAACAAATGCATACACTGTTTTTATCTGAGATATTGTCTGTGATGATGATGCATACAGGAATCAGTTAGatagtaatatatatatctttgttgtTTGGCACTGGCAGGGTCTAGCTGGCTAGCTAGCTGTTACCTGTTCTACCATAGACGTAGCTTCTGACTGGTAAAGCATTCTTGCGGCGGAGATGGCgttcattttctttgtgtAGGTTGCTCCAATTATAAGAATCAACGGGACAACCAAAAAGGTAAGCAGTGCCACTTCCCAACAGCATATGGCAGCAATCAAAATTCCAGAAAAGAAAGTTGCAAGGCATGACAGAAAATGACCCAACTGCATGCCGCATGCGAGTGATATTAATATTCATTATTAATTGTCATGACTCATGAGCAAGAGTAGCTAGGAATTAAACCTTCTCTCCAATTGCATCCTGTATGATACTCATGTGGTTACTAATTCCAGTAATGATTTTGCCACTTGTTAAGTCTGTATCAAAAGCTCCAATCTCCTGGCTGAGCACTGCTCTTAGATATGCTAATCTTAGACGTGCCACTTGTCTTTCACTTGAATACATCCAGCATCCAATTTCTGCAAAACTCCCCTCCAAGCAAGCAGCAGGATATGATTAGAGGTTTATTATCTTACTAACATGGACATTCAATACTAGTTggaaatgaaatatatatataccaagtATTCCAGCTGGGAATGTGGCGAAGGCCATGTACCACACATATGGAATAACCTAATttacaaacaacaaaaaagctCATGAGAGAAGTGAAGCAAGCCTGCATGCTTTTTAAACTTAATTTACATACAGTACCTTGTTGAGGGATTTAACCGTGGCATCAGTGTCATTGATGTTGCTCCCAAAGGCATCGAGAGCTTTGCCAAGCAACAGATATCCAACTGGAAAAGCCATACCATGCACAATGGAACCCAACGTCCCCAAAAACATCATGCTCCAATCCAATGCGTCTGCATAGCTCAGCAGTTCATTAAATCCCAGAGTTTCGACTCTCGTCATCTCCTCCTTGGACTTCTCGTCCtccatcatttctttcttctctccgATCTGCATGACTACTTTTCCATCGCATGCAATGCAGCATATACTTATACAGCATGcacttattaattaaaaggGTTGCTATCCCCgtttaatttaatatacaaaatttatgaaaacaaCACGCATGTACAGATGCACCAAACGAATATCTCCGTATATACCTTGGCAaaatcaaggaaaaaaaaacatttcctCCTGGAATGGTTTATTCTCTTGGCTGCATCTTGGTGTTCAAAATACATGCACAAGAATATGCATGGTGGCTGGCAAGAAGGCAGTGGTTTGTATATAAGTTAAACCCTGCTTACCACCCAAATCATTGTTTAATGATTTCCGTGCATTCATTAAtagaaatttcattttcaaatccATTTGATtatgagatatatatatatatacagagcaATTGAAATGATTTATTGGAATCTCTGGGGTTGAAACGGATCAAATTAAAGTGAAGGAAATCTGGATAAGTATTAGTACGTATGTCGATTGAGATGGTGACAatgattttaataataaaaatttgtattattttcatatatatgagAACTAGTAATATTCAGTGTCACTTAAttacatgcatatatattcTAACGAaatattgaatattttgaaTGCTTTAtcattctctgttttttacctttttatatatagataatgtTTATCTTTGCTGTAAAAAGTTAGTTTGAGACCaccactcctttttttttccttttcggTTTCGTTTGTTTTTTCTGAAAGCGCATCTTCCAATTATACTAAGAGATTTGGGCCGTCCGATTAAATTTCACAATGGACCAAGCCCagcaaatcaaacaaacaataatGGGCTCAATCACTTTTTTCGCAATTTGGATTCCTCATAGGCATTATCGTTAgaccaaaaagagaaatactaTAGCTACttggattttcaattttcagttgATAATCAATGTTTAGTTCAAAATTTGGATGGTCTCTCAAGTTCTCAACCCTTAACTCAATTGCTAATTTCTTACCTTATACTCAACTTAGTCCACCTTCCTTCAAATTTCGAGTTAtactaaaatttgaaagaaatataCACGTATCAAGTtacatttatatatctttcaaataaTATATCAGGTCATTGTATTTGACATAATTACACGTGACTATTTTTAACGAACTTGGATGCTAAGTAATGACAGTTATTTGTGAAGTAAAACGTGGAGAATGATATTTGatcatttttaaagaaatgtATGAAAATCAGGATTTtggcaagaagaagaagaaaaaaaaaaacccccacaatgtaaagaaataaaaagaaagaaaaagaaaaatgtttagTTGGGCGCGTGATTTGGGATACCAAAGTTCCAGGTGGAGGGATGATATTGCGGATCTTGGGATACAAGTCGAGTGCTTTGATTGTCCACGTATATAAAAAGGTATTCCTTCCTTACACTCTCTCCACCATGCCCTACGCTAAATGAACtccgaaccaaaccaacccTCCACTGTGACTCACTGAGAGCTCGTCGCCGGTCGTTGCCGGTCGTCCCAAACCGCCGGTtagcttctctctcttcttataCTTTTCTTTTCACCGATTCAACTTTTTTCCATCTTCCCCCTTTTGCCCATCCGCTCTCTATTTAATTTGTTCTTCTcgttttttccttctttcacCATTTATTTTTGATAGACTATTTGGGAGGCTTTCTGCCGAATGCGTCTGATGGTGTATCTGAATGCATTGAAGTTTGCCATACATTGTTACCCTATACAATCTATATATACTTTATAGCTTTGCTTATCGCTAGCTTTTAGTTTGACAATGTCGCTAGGGTTAGTTTTCCGATTTTGTGTAATTGGTGTTTTTCGTAGTTATAAACTTGTTGCTATTATTGATTAGGCCGCTGGGGTTTCTTTTTCGTGTTGGGTTAAATAGTATGgtagtttatttttcttttatgtacATGTAGTATGTGTACTGGGTTTCATAATCTCTGATTATCTAAtacttgaattttctttttatttcttgtcaGATTTTGATATAGGCGAGCATAACATTTTTTCTTCAGTTCGCTGCACACAGTACCCTTCATATAGTATCGCCAAGATGGCGAACCTAGCAATGACCGGCATACTGGAAAAGGTGTGATCATCTTAGGTGTTTTCTGGCTAAAGGAAGATGAATGTGTGTTTACTGGTTGCGTCTTTCGGCTGTGCTGCATGTGTGATACATTTTGACTTGTTCGAGTTTGTTTTTCAGATGACCGGCAAAGATAAGGATTTCAGATATATGGCAACATCTGATTTGTTGAGCgaattaaacaaagaaaattttaaagctGATGGTGATCTAGAGATAAAGTTGTCAAATATTATAATTCAGCAACTTGATGACGTTGCGGGTGATGTATCTGGATTGGCTGTGAAATGGTATGGAATATGTATCTGGTTTAATTCTATTCAGCATTCATTATTGTGGTTGTAGTTGTACAAATATTCTGGCCAGTGTTCTGGGTGATTGTTATGTAACTCGTGTTGAATTGTAATGAACAAGCATACAAACTCGTAATGCTTTGGTACTTCTTTGCATGTAAAGTAACCTTGTATAAGTTTCTAGACATATTGACGCAGATTGTAGGTAATTAGTAGAATGTTATGGAAGTCTCCCAGCACATTTCAGGCATGGGTGATTTCAAGTACCATGTCCCTGAAATTTGAAGTGGTTTACAAATCAAAAGTAGGCATGACATGCTGTCGATGCCTTATGTTCTCTCGGTGTATCAATGTTAAAATGagtgaaaaaatagaaaaagttaTGTGATACAGATGCTATAGTAGCAAATTTATACAACTTTTagtttgattatttatttgttgtttttatgtCATACCACAGTCTTGCTCCATTAGTTAAGAAGGTCAGCGAGCAACGAGTTGTGGAGATGACAAATAAACTTTGTGAGAAATTGCTAAAGGAGAAGGATCAGCATCGTGACATTGCAAGCATAGCTTTGAAGACTATTATTGCTGAAATTTCTACTCAATCTCTTGCACAGTCTATTCTTCTGTCTATTTTGCCACAGTTGATTAATGGAATTACTGGCCCAGTGAGTTAGTAACTCTTATCTTTtgtcactttattatagacttttttttcctttttgggtcAAGGCTCCCTTTATCAATTAATAAGATATGTTGGATGCTACTAACTTGGAGATGAAGCACCTAACAAGATTGATGATTTGCATATGTAGTCTAGAAAATTATATCCATGATGGCCTTAGAGATGCGTCTAATTTGTAAATTATCACCCTTTGGAAAGTACTAAAGCTGTATAAACATTGAAAAGGCtttagaaattacaaatttaggAGCACAAAGAACTGATGTGCATaagttggttttgtttttgttccacGTGGACATTTGAGCTCtctctttttgtatttgtttcaattttgtttgatGCTTAAACCAACTTGATTTAGAAGGAAAACTGGTTTATAGGCCATGTTTATAAAGGACTGGAACACCATAATTAAAATTAGTGAAAATGAGTTCATGTCCCTTGGTTGAATGGATCAGTGACTCTCTTTCTCCATTGATTCTTGAGTTTTAGAATCAAATCGAGGGCTTATTAACTAGTGGTTAAATTCAATGAAAAAACTGGAGATTAGTCAGAATCAATTTATATTATCTTTCATTTCCTCTGCTATCATCTGTTCTCTATCTAATTCATTCATTTATTCCATTGCATTGCTATTTCTAGATGCcaacttttggtttttcttgcTAATCTGTGTGCTCTAATTTATCCCAGGGAATGAGCCAAGAGATAAAATGTGAAAGTCTTGATATCTTATGTGATGTTCTTCATAAGTTTGGCAATCTAATGGCAACCGACCATGAGCTGCTATTAGGTGCTCTCTTGTCTCAGTTGAGTTCCACTCAAGCCGGTGTCAGGAAGAAAACTGTGTCATGCATTGGTAAGATTCACTGGATTCCTTGCAGTCACTTTTGCTTACCTCAAACATGTATTAGTTTTTTCGAAGATCTGAAGGCCGTTTGGATTGACTGTTGCCCCTCACATTTagtcagtttttaaaaataaaataaaaaattactattttgggtttttgtttacCATTCAGAACTAAGGGTTCTGGTTTGGGTTCTTAGTGGTGTACTTATTTCTGAATTCTAATAGTTTCTGAGGCTTGTGACTAACCAAATTTTATGAagaaatatgcataaattaccatCTACGTAGAAACCTGTTTGATTTGGTTCTATCGTACTACTATTGTTCATACTTGTTGAAATTGGTATTGAGAAATTAGATGTAgattttccttgttttgtttcGTAAATTGAATGGTAGATTGAACTTGACAAATTGTTTTGCCTTTAGCTTCTCTTGCTTCGAGCTTGTCAGATGATTTGTTAGCAAAGGCAACAGTTGAAGTTGTTCAGAACTTGAGAAATAAAAGCTCAAAATCAGAAATGACTCGTACAAATATTCAGATGATTGGTGCTTTAAGGTGAGCTTTATGGTATGCATTCTTTTGCTGATTTGCTTGACTTTCAAGTGGGGCGCATACATGGGCAAAAAAGAGTGGAACACATGACTTCACTGTCAACGTAGTTTCTCACGTATTACAAGTATCTGACTTTAGTCTTAGATACCGTGTAATGTGCTTACGGTCTAGAGATAACTTACTTTTGGTAACTAGTTTGATATTATGGTGTGCAGTCGTGCTGTTGGATATCGTTTTGGACCCCATCTTTCTGACACTGTCCCAGTGCTAATTAATTACTGCACAAGTGCATCAGAGAATGATGAGGAGCTTCGTGAATACAGCTTGCAGGTACTGTATGtatgattttctttgttgtgTTGGTATTTTTCATTAGATTTCCAGGATTATATGAAAGGTATGTTATGTCTAaaccaattttttatatacatatatattggtTTTGTTCATATATGCTTTATTTTGACTGCAGGCATTAGAAAGTTTTCTGCTTAGGTGCCCCAGGGATATTTCTTCCTATTGTGATGAAATTCTTCATCTTAATTTGGAATATCTAAGTTATGACCCGAACTTCACTGATAACATGGAGGAGGATACTGATGATGAAACGCacgaggaggaagaagatgagtaTGTTTTCAATCTGTTTGAGGTTATGTTTGATTCAGAATCACATGTACACTTTATGATTTCTAAACATGCTGGCTTTATTATGTTGTAGTGAGAGTGCGACTGAATATACGGATGATGAAGATGTAAGCTGGAAAGTCCGAAGAGCAGCAGCTAAATGCTTAGCGGCATTAATCGTTTCCCGTCCTGAGATGCTTTCAAAGCTGTAT
Above is a window of Prunus persica cultivar Lovell chromosome G2, Prunus_persica_NCBIv2, whole genome shotgun sequence DNA encoding:
- the LOC18787081 gene encoding zinc finger with UFM1-specific peptidase domain protein isoform X2; the protein is MDPSSCPFCHLEVPSSELEWHANSHFEVEDEDEQLAARDLEFAQQLALAPSSPPSSSMNSQAISDLPISRCDAQISMEDKVSCLIALQTRTTFYEIEHGLMALLRDCLESERGNTTSIVSGYIDHFQSIPSEDVGWGCGWRNIQMLSSHLLMQRHEAREVLFGGWGFVPDIPSLQRWLEIAWEKGFDELGSDHFANNIYGSKKWIGTTECAALFRSFGLRARIVDFGPKELESFYPLLPGSSLGKEVKRIHNGGKRKAIQVCGPMDRYLLARNHDVSQASSSGDEKSGCSSIPLGDSLGSKSNENLGNKFTRNSKGHQVLIDWIWNYFSDKNFTKSGNRQVVVSDKTPLYFQHDGHSRTVVGIQVKHQHNGMQQHNLLILDPGHRTADLERSLKQKVGWQKFIKRGVHTLKKPQYQLCYIDTGIANREEVELLKTIESVFLEF
- the LOC18787081 gene encoding zinc finger with UFM1-specific peptidase domain protein isoform X3; this encodes MDPSSCPFCHLEVPSSELEWHANSHFEVEDEDEQLAARDLEFAQQLALAPSSPPSSSMTRTTFYEIEHGLMALLRDCLESERGNTTSIVSGYIDHFQSIPSEDVGWGCGWRNIQMLSSHLLMQRHEAREVLFGGWGFVPDIPSLQRWLEIAWEKGFDELGSDHFANNIYGSKKWIGTTECAALFRSFGLRARIVDFGPKELESFYPLLPGSSLGKEVKRIHNGGKRKAIQVCGPMDRYLLARNHDVSQASSSGDEKSGCSSIPLGDSLGSKSNENLGNKFTRNSKGHQVLIDWIWNYFSDKNFTKSGNRQVVVSDKTPLYFQHDGHSRTVVGIQVKHQHNGMQQHNLLILDPGHRTADLERSLKQKVGWQKFIKRGVHTLKKPQYQLCYIDTGIANREEVELLKTIESVFLEF
- the LOC18787081 gene encoding zinc finger with UFM1-specific peptidase domain protein isoform X1, with the translated sequence MACPFKSYMKTKVSWVFISKKGFLFVFLREKRNVVNKWLDSNFVFFFFFSLLLSCNLKLSTNFLVSYWIHPQNSQAISDLPISRCDAQISMEDKVSCLIALQTRTTFYEIEHGLMALLRDCLESERGNTTSIVSGYIDHFQSIPSEDVGWGCGWRNIQMLSSHLLMQRHEAREVLFGGWGFVPDIPSLQRWLEIAWEKGFDELGSDHFANNIYGSKKWIGTTECAALFRSFGLRARIVDFGPKELESFYPLLPGSSLGKEVKRIHNGGKRKAIQVCGPMDRYLLARNHDVSQASSSGDEKSGCSSIPLGDSLGSKSNENLGNKFTRNSKGHQVLIDWIWNYFSDKNFTKSGNRQVVVSDKTPLYFQHDGHSRTVVGIQVKHQHNGMQQHNLLILDPGHRTADLERSLKQKVGWQKFIKRGVHTLKKPQYQLCYIDTGIANREEVELLKTIESVFLEF